One region of Streptomyces sp. CG4 genomic DNA includes:
- a CDS encoding DUF4232 domain-containing protein, translating to MARRTAAVSAISLAVVVTAAACGPEHRVAAQPTSGPSRTTAPSAEPSRTSASPSPSASASAGVRPGAACATPQLRWRLTRLADKSSKAPTALLSATNTSTAPCAFNGYPELHAYAGKGPAVWSEPKAKAPVRLVLDHDKTVDFPLFYPAAPAANGSCSIPVDDDPRIEVLPPHPAHTDYGASVQIIDAHGRQVRPVFCDTVHVGAPRLR from the coding sequence ATGGCACGGCGAACAGCGGCAGTCTCCGCGATCAGCCTGGCGGTGGTGGTGACTGCCGCAGCCTGCGGTCCGGAACACCGTGTTGCCGCGCAGCCGACCTCCGGACCGTCACGGACGACGGCACCGTCCGCCGAGCCGTCACGGACGTCCGCGTCACCCTCACCCTCGGCCTCGGCCTCGGCAGGCGTACGGCCGGGTGCCGCATGCGCCACCCCGCAGTTGCGGTGGAGACTGACGCGCCTTGCCGACAAGTCGAGCAAGGCGCCGACGGCCCTGCTGAGCGCGACCAACACCAGCACCGCCCCCTGTGCCTTCAACGGCTACCCGGAGCTTCACGCCTACGCGGGCAAGGGGCCGGCCGTCTGGTCGGAGCCGAAGGCGAAGGCGCCGGTCCGGCTGGTACTGGACCACGACAAGACGGTCGACTTCCCGCTCTTCTACCCCGCGGCCCCTGCCGCGAACGGCTCCTGCTCCATACCGGTCGACGACGACCCGCGCATCGAGGTGCTGCCACCGCACCCCGCGCACACCGACTACGGCGCATCCGTGCAGATCATTGACGCACACGGCCGGCAGGTGCGCCCCGTGTTCTGCGACACCGTTCACGTGGGC
- a CDS encoding MarR family winged helix-turn-helix transcriptional regulator produces the protein MAADVPDHTTASRATDRPGDPSPFALGLLLRRAHWRAAAVMGEALRPLGIELRHFAVLIELVNHGPTVQRDLAAATGSDKAGIMRIVDDLERKGLAVRKVVPGDRRVRAVEITPQGLELFDAAHVAAEPLAESLVADLGRGEPEQLTDLLTRLAHPADDEA, from the coding sequence ATGGCCGCCGACGTTCCTGACCACACCACCGCCTCGCGTGCGACCGACCGCCCCGGGGATCCCTCGCCCTTCGCCCTCGGCCTGCTGCTGCGCCGGGCGCACTGGCGGGCGGCCGCGGTGATGGGGGAGGCGCTTCGGCCGCTCGGCATCGAGTTGCGGCATTTCGCGGTGCTGATCGAGCTGGTCAACCACGGTCCCACGGTGCAGCGGGATCTGGCGGCGGCGACGGGGTCGGACAAGGCCGGGATCATGCGCATCGTGGACGACCTGGAGCGCAAGGGTCTTGCCGTACGCAAGGTCGTTCCGGGGGACCGGCGGGTCCGGGCGGTGGAGATCACGCCTCAGGGACTGGAGCTCTTCGACGCGGCCCACGTGGCGGCGGAGCCGCTGGCTGAAAGTCTGGTTGCCGACCTGGGGCGCGGCGAGCCCGAGCAGCTGACGGATCTCCTGACCCGGCTCGCCCATCCCGCGGACGACGAGGCGTAG
- a CDS encoding nitroreductase yields the protein MDVYEAVTSRRAVRGFTDRPVPRETLERVLSAAAWAPSGSNLQPWHAYVVTGTPLAEIKKRAGERLALGDPWDEPEYEMYPAALKSPYRERRSAFGEQRYGALGIPREDLEARQRAAAANWDCFGAPAALFCYIDRDMGPAQWADVGMYLQTVMLLLRAEGLHSCPQMAWAKFHRTVAEVLSPPDELVLFCGMSIGFEDVTAGDARTGRAPLDETVTFVGGL from the coding sequence ATGGACGTCTATGAGGCGGTCACGAGCCGACGGGCGGTGCGCGGGTTCACCGACCGTCCTGTCCCGAGGGAGACGCTGGAGCGCGTTCTGTCCGCCGCGGCCTGGGCGCCGTCCGGATCGAACCTCCAGCCGTGGCACGCGTACGTGGTGACCGGCACGCCGCTGGCCGAGATCAAGAAGCGCGCCGGCGAGCGCCTGGCCCTGGGCGACCCCTGGGACGAGCCGGAGTACGAGATGTACCCGGCCGCACTGAAGTCCCCCTACCGCGAGCGCCGGTCCGCCTTCGGCGAGCAGCGCTACGGCGCGCTCGGTATCCCGCGCGAGGATCTGGAGGCGCGGCAGAGGGCCGCTGCCGCGAACTGGGACTGTTTCGGCGCGCCGGCTGCCCTGTTCTGCTACATCGACCGCGACATGGGCCCGGCCCAGTGGGCCGACGTCGGCATGTATCTGCAGACCGTCATGCTGCTGCTGCGCGCCGAAGGGCTGCACAGCTGTCCGCAGATGGCCTGGGCGAAGTTTCACAGGACCGTCGCGGAGGTCCTGTCACCCCCGGACGAGCTCGTCCTCTTCTGCGGCATGTCGATCGGGTTCGAGGACGTCACCGCGGGCGATGCCCGCACAGGCCGGGCGCCGCTCGACGAGACGGTCACGTTCGTCGGCGGCCTGTGA
- a CDS encoding SDR family oxidoreductase, giving the protein MKIAVIGGTGLIGSQVVKNLTAAGHEAVPHSKSTGVDVISGQGLDEAVAGADVVVNLTNSPTFDEASPAFFQTSMDNLLAAARKGGVGHVVILSIVGTDQVPELDYYRAKELQENLLAAGSIPYSIVRATQFMEFMDAVLSWTADGDTVRLPATPIQPIAAKDVAAAVAEVAAGAPLNGIRNIAGPEIFTLDELGRITLAHKGDHRTVVTDPTAGMFAVVKGDVLTDKDAHLAATRYADWLS; this is encoded by the coding sequence ATGAAGATCGCAGTCATCGGCGGTACGGGACTGATCGGGTCGCAGGTCGTCAAGAACCTGACCGCCGCCGGGCATGAGGCGGTACCGCACTCGAAGTCCACCGGCGTCGACGTCATCAGCGGCCAGGGACTGGACGAGGCGGTGGCGGGTGCCGACGTCGTCGTCAACCTGACGAACTCCCCGACCTTCGACGAAGCCTCCCCGGCCTTCTTCCAGACCTCGATGGACAACCTTCTGGCCGCGGCCCGCAAGGGCGGCGTCGGCCACGTCGTCATCCTCTCGATCGTCGGCACGGACCAGGTGCCGGAGCTGGACTACTACCGCGCCAAGGAGCTCCAGGAGAACCTCCTCGCCGCCGGGTCGATCCCGTACTCGATCGTCCGGGCGACGCAGTTCATGGAGTTCATGGACGCCGTCCTGTCCTGGACCGCCGACGGCGACACCGTCCGGCTGCCCGCCACGCCGATCCAGCCGATCGCCGCCAAGGACGTGGCCGCCGCGGTGGCGGAGGTCGCCGCGGGTGCCCCGCTGAACGGCATCCGCAACATCGCGGGCCCCGAGATCTTCACCCTGGACGAGCTGGGCCGGATCACCCTGGCCCACAAGGGCGATCACCGCACCGTCGTCACCGACCCCACCGCCGGCATGTTCGCCGTCGTCAAGGGCGACGTCCTCACCGACAAGGACGCCCACCTCGCCGCCACCCGCTACGCCGACTGGCTCTCCTGA
- a CDS encoding DUF2637 domain-containing protein: protein MDRIHNEDLFTDTEFSTLEMQWDPVEELAQMLSAASATEPEPPSPPHERSSHRRTRQRLRAESRSHDSSRGTHVTILIATISVCAVCMLGWSFSYSYAQLRATASAELPASLAQWWPLTVYGPWLVAALSILRATVQNRSARRSWGVVLGASALAVALCVSHSPHSLLSWIIFGIPPITALVCFWEIVGQVSSKVAKPRHAAHNRRNSKP from the coding sequence ATGGACAGGATTCACAACGAAGACCTCTTCACTGACACCGAGTTCAGCACGCTCGAGATGCAGTGGGATCCGGTCGAGGAACTGGCCCAGATGCTGTCCGCGGCATCGGCCACGGAGCCCGAACCGCCGAGTCCGCCGCACGAACGGTCCAGCCACCGAAGGACCCGGCAGCGGCTCCGTGCGGAGTCTCGCTCGCACGACAGCAGCCGAGGAACTCACGTCACGATCCTGATCGCGACCATCTCGGTCTGCGCCGTCTGCATGTTGGGCTGGTCATTTTCTTATTCATATGCCCAGCTCCGCGCCACCGCGTCCGCCGAACTACCGGCGAGTCTGGCCCAATGGTGGCCGCTGACGGTGTATGGGCCATGGCTCGTGGCGGCCCTGTCCATTCTGCGGGCCACCGTTCAGAATCGCAGTGCGCGAAGGTCCTGGGGGGTGGTGCTGGGCGCCTCCGCCCTGGCAGTGGCCCTGTGCGTCAGCCACTCACCGCACTCACTGCTTTCCTGGATCATCTTCGGAATTCCCCCGATCACCGCACTGGTGTGTTTCTGGGAGATCGTCGGCCAGGTCTCGTCCAAGGTGGCCAAACCTCGGCACGCCGCGCACAACCGGCGGAACTCCAAGCCGTAG